The Oncorhynchus kisutch isolate 150728-3 unplaced genomic scaffold, Okis_V2 Okis01b-Okis20b_hom, whole genome shotgun sequence genome contains the following window.
GTAGCTGCAAGAGAACCGTTGAAGATACATATGGAGTAATACTGGGTGTGTTTGGGCACGAAGGGAATGTGGATGTGTGAGTATGGATATTACATGTTAACCCTTCAATGCTTCTCCCTAAAGCAGATGCCGGTGAAGACCATGACTGTGACCTAGCCATTGCCGTTGACTGTAGCCCTAGGTTGGACTTGAGAGACACCACCTTAGACTAATGACTAATACACCTTTTCCCCCAGAACAGGTTGTCCCTGCAAGGAACGGAGGAAGACATTGTAGAGAATTGAGTCCCCCTTAATAGTGTTCTTAAGACTCGTTTCCGACGGGTGAAGGCGTCTTTGCCGAACCTAGCAGGTGGAGCCGAACACTGTTTGAACCCAGGTGACTTCAGAAGAAAGAGTTGGATCGACCCCCGTCGATATCAAGTTCTTCAAGAAGTTCTTCAAGCGGTGAAGGTTGCTGAGAGAGATACCTAGATCCACGTGTCACACTGCAGACGAGTTCCTGATCCAGGAGAAGATGAGGCCTCACCAGTCCCGGCGGTGCCGTGCGGCCCTCTTCTGCATTAGCACAGGAATGCTAATAGGAACAGTAGGCTGTCTTCTTGTAGGAAACCCGACAGAGGGTCAAATGAGTCCTGAGCCAAAGGGGCAAACACAGGCCTGGAATAGTGGCCCAGAAGTAGATGGTCACCGTAGAAGGAGAGCCCTGCTTGGCCCTCACAACCATGAGGACAATTTGTTCTTATCTAGAGCACAAATGGTTGCCAACCTGACATCCAAAGGAAAGGACTGTTGGGTGTGTGGGTTGAGTCCAGTGAAGGTAGGGGCAGGCTTCCCCCTTGTAGGAGTCCCGATAGGGGTGAACTTTACTATAGCATTGGCAGGAAAAATACCTTTTTACACTATGACCAACAATGTTAAGGTATATAATCAACCCAATATATTCTGTTATGTGAGACCTGATAATGTTTCACTCCCACCCATTTCAGTGGCTGGGGTGACGACTGCCCCTTGGTGTATTAGAGGATATGGAGATCACTATTTGGGGGAATTTAAATGTAATTGTACAATGAATATTAATGGATCAAATGTTTGCAATTTAAAGGTGATACAGGAGAATGGTCAGGTTGCTAAGGAACCGTTTACAATTTGGTCTGACAAACATAGAACAACTCTGAGAGGAGCCCCTAATGgcacctactggttgtgtggtaAGATGGCTTACCATAGCCTTCCCCTGAACTGGGGAGGTACTTGTACTGTTGGGTTTGTGGTGACAGCAATGAGAACCGTTCCAAACAATGACCAGAATCTGAAGGCTCTCTTTAGAGACTACAAACCTCCTGGGATGAGGAGAGATAAGAGGTCTCTGGCTGACGTCACTCACACTCAGGCACCTGCCTCCAGGTTCTTTGACGGGTTTTTCCCTGGGTATGGAGTTGCAGGTGCCCAAGACCAAATTCGTGATATCTCTAGACACGTAGAGAAAATTGGCAATGCTACTCGAAATGCCCTGAAACAATTGAATGGGGAACTAAAAGAATTGGCTGAAATGACTCTTCAGAACAGAGAGGCTCTTGACTATCTTTTGGCAGTTCAAGGGGGCACTTGTGCAATCATTGGCGATGAATGTTGTACTTTTGTCCCAGGTCGCTCTTCTAATGTGACTGATCTTGCCCAATACATTGCCACTGTTGCTAAAAATAATTCCCCACAACTAGAGCGGACGCATGCAACTTGGTTGGAATCCCTGTTGGGAAGTTGGGGATCTCATATTGACCAATGGGCTGCAGCGTGTGTTTTTTGCTTAGTCTGCATAATTGTATTATTAACATGCCATAAGGCTATCTAACAGGTTGTAAGGCTATCTAACAGGCCGTAAGGCTATCTAACAGGCTATAAGGCTGTCTAACAGGGCGTAAGGCTGTCTAACAGGCCGTAAGGCTATCTAACAGGCCGTAAGGCTATCTAACAGGCTGTACGGCTATCTAACAGGCCGTACGGCTATCTAACAGGCCGTACGGCTATCTAACAGGCCGTAAGGCTATCTAACAGGCCGTAAGGCTATCTAACAGGCCGTAAGGCTATCTAACAGGCCGTAAGTAAGGCTATCTAACAGGCCGTAAGGCTATCCAACATGCTGTAAGGCTATCTAACAGGCTGTAAGGCTATCTAACAGGCTGTAAGGCTATCTAACAGGCTGTAAGGCTATCTAACAGGCTGTAAGGCTATCTGACAGGCTGTAAGTCTATTTAACAGGCTGTACGGCTATCTAACATGCTGTAAGGCTATCCAACAGGCCGTACGGCTATCTAACAGGCTGTAAGGCTATCTAACAGGCTGTAAGGCTATCTAACAGCCTGTAAGGCTATCTAACAGGCTGTAAGGCTATCTGACAGGCTGTAAGTCTATCTAACAGGCTGTACGGCTATCTAACAGGCTGTAAGGCTATCTAACAGGCTGTAAGGCTATCTAACAGGCTGTACGGCTATCTAACAGGCTGTAAGGCTATCTGACAGGCTGTAAGGCTATTCTCCCTGTCTAATACGGTCTCAGCAGCACTCGTGTTTAATGCTCTTCAAGAGGATGGTGCCGATGCTGGTTGAGCTTCCCTTTCCCACTGTAGATTGAGACGATGAGTAATAACTGAAGGTTGTTTTTGTTTGACAAGATTAGAAGGTTTAAAGTTGATCTATATTAACACCATTGTGGTAAGGGCTATGGAAACAATGGGTAAACATTTGAGCTACAAATCccttgtgtgtgtattttttgaTAGATTCACTCTCGTTGATAAAAGTATAACCTTGACTGTAGATTTTAGGTTTATTATGATGATAGTATTTCCGTATAATGAACTTGTGTAATGAAGCATGTGTGTAAGTGTATGTAGCATGTGTGTAAGTGTATGTAGCATGTGTGTAAGTGTATGTAGCATGTGTGTAAGTGTGATGAAGCATGTTTGTAAGTGTATGAAGCATGTGTGTAAGTGTGATGAAGCATGTGTGTAAGTGTGATGAAGCGAAGCTCTTAATTTAAACCGTTCTACTGCCATGGCTTTACAAGTGTTACACTTATGGAATACGGATAGGTTATAATTTCGATTGTACAACCCAGAATGAAGGGTTTGAAGGGATAAAGTGGCGTTTTATGAGTTGATTTCAGTGTTTTTGATAGGACCTCCTTTGATAGTTTAAGCCTTTAATCTAACGCTCACCTTaacattttacaatagttatcacAGAGTGATAAGAGAAGATGTGGTGGGAAATGTTGTTGTCTGAAGAGATAGCCTTGCATATTGTACATCTTGGTcttggtctactacacctgttgtaattcagcatttcactgtaaggtctactacacctgttgtattc
Protein-coding sequences here:
- the LOC116358960 gene encoding syncytin-B-like, with protein sequence MRPHQSRRCRAALFCISTGMLIGTVGCLLVGNPTEGQMSPEPKGQTQAWNSGPEVDGHRRRRALLGPHNHEDNLFLSRAQMVANLTSKGKDCWVCGLSPVKVGAGFPLVGVPIGVNFTIALAGKIPFYTMTNNVKVYNQPNIFCYVRPDNVSLPPISVAGVTTAPWCIRGYGDHYLGEFKCNCTMNINGSNVCNLKVIQENGQVAKEPFTIWSDKHRTTLRGAPNGTYWLCGKMAYHSLPLNWGGTCTVGFVVTAMRTVPNNDQNLKALFRDYKPPGMRRDKRSLADVTHTQAPASRFFDGFFPGYGVAGAQDQIRDISRHVEKIGNATRNALKQLNGELKELAEMTLQNREALDYLLAVQGGTCAIIGDECCTFVPGRSSNVTDLAQYIATVAKNNSPQLERTHATWLESLLGSWGSHIDQWAAACVFCLVCIIVLLTCHKAI